The Flavobacterium marginilacus genome window below encodes:
- a CDS encoding ABC transporter permease, which yields MNLSSLLKIALKALQINKMRAFLTMLGIIIGVASVIAMLAIGEGSKESIKSQISSMGSNMLTIRPGAGMQGGVRMDVSSMQTLTIKDLESIQKKAILVENTSPVVNGNGQAIKGSKNWPTSIYGVAPDYLKVRVLDVQDGTMFTDEEVKASAKVAVIGKTIVENLFEAGENPIGATIRFNKIPFKIIGVLSEKGENTFGQDQDDVILAPYTAIQKRVLAVTYLQSIVTSAKSEDKAPQAVEEVSKILRENHKIGTAEDDFNVFSQQELITMFSSTSEMMTLLLVAIAGISLLIGGIGIMNIMYVSVKERTREIGLRMAVGGTGRDILMQFLTEAIIISITGGIIGVTLGLISTVFIANVLNWPISVTLFSILISFAVCAVTGIFFGWYPARKAAALDPINALRYE from the coding sequence ATGAATCTTTCTAGTTTATTAAAAATAGCACTCAAAGCGCTCCAAATTAACAAAATGAGAGCCTTCCTGACTATGCTCGGAATTATCATCGGTGTGGCATCAGTTATTGCCATGCTTGCTATTGGTGAAGGTTCAAAGGAAAGCATTAAGTCGCAAATATCCAGTATGGGATCCAATATGCTTACTATTCGTCCCGGAGCGGGAATGCAGGGCGGTGTTCGTATGGACGTGAGTAGTATGCAGACATTGACCATTAAAGATTTAGAATCCATACAAAAAAAAGCAATTCTGGTTGAAAATACGTCTCCTGTGGTAAACGGAAACGGTCAGGCCATCAAAGGCTCAAAAAACTGGCCAACTTCTATTTATGGAGTAGCACCAGATTATTTAAAAGTAAGGGTTTTAGATGTTCAGGACGGCACTATGTTTACAGATGAAGAAGTAAAAGCTTCTGCAAAAGTTGCTGTTATTGGAAAAACAATTGTCGAAAATTTATTTGAAGCAGGTGAAAACCCAATTGGAGCCACCATCCGCTTTAATAAAATTCCGTTTAAGATTATTGGAGTCCTTTCAGAAAAAGGAGAAAATACTTTTGGTCAGGATCAAGATGATGTAATTCTGGCTCCTTACACGGCTATCCAAAAAAGAGTACTTGCTGTAACTTATTTACAATCTATTGTTACATCCGCAAAAAGTGAAGATAAAGCCCCTCAAGCGGTTGAGGAAGTTTCTAAAATTTTGAGAGAAAACCACAAAATAGGCACTGCTGAAGATGATTTTAATGTGTTTTCTCAACAAGAATTAATCACTATGTTTAGCTCAACCAGTGAAATGATGACCTTGCTTTTGGTTGCTATTGCAGGGATTTCTTTGTTGATTGGAGGAATTGGAATTATGAACATCATGTATGTTTCTGTTAAGGAAAGAACCCGCGAAATTGGTTTAAGAATGGCTGTTGGAGGCACAGGAAGAGATATTTTAATGCAATTTTTGACAGAAGCTATCATTATCAGTATTACAGGTGGAATAATTGGAGTAACTTTAGGCTTGATTTCGACTGTTTTTATTGCAAATGTTTTAAATTGGCCTATAAGCGTTACCTTGTTTTCCATTCTGATATCATTTGCTGTTTGTGCCGTTACCGGAATATTTTTCGGATGGTATCCTGCTAGAAAAGCAGCAGCCCTAGATCCAATAAACGCTTTACGTTATGAATAA
- a CDS encoding LytR/AlgR family response regulator transcription factor: MQETKISCIIVDDEPFALELIQNYVSKTPFLELKGKCSNAFDALEILNFEKIDLVFLDIQMPELSGLELSKTISKETRIIFTTAFSEYALDGFKADALDYLMKPFNFEEFYNASAKAKEWFVLKRKEATENPKNADFIFVKSEYKQLKINFDEVLYFEGLKDYIKIWIVNQPKAILTLMSLKSLEEKLPDSKFMRIHRSFIVALDKIEEIERNQVIINKQRITVADQYKNKFQKFISKNSIH; encoded by the coding sequence ATGCAAGAAACTAAAATCAGCTGTATTATTGTAGATGATGAACCATTTGCATTGGAGCTTATTCAAAATTATGTTTCAAAAACACCCTTTTTAGAATTAAAAGGAAAATGTAGTAATGCCTTTGATGCATTGGAAATTTTAAATTTCGAAAAAATTGATTTGGTTTTCCTAGATATCCAAATGCCCGAATTATCAGGACTGGAGCTTTCAAAAACTATTTCAAAAGAGACTCGAATCATTTTCACCACAGCTTTTAGCGAATATGCACTTGATGGCTTCAAAGCCGATGCTTTAGATTATTTGATGAAACCATTTAATTTTGAAGAATTTTATAATGCTTCCGCTAAAGCAAAAGAATGGTTTGTCTTGAAAAGAAAAGAAGCAACAGAAAATCCAAAAAATGCCGATTTTATTTTTGTAAAATCTGAATACAAACAATTGAAAATCAATTTTGATGAAGTTTTATATTTCGAAGGATTGAAAGATTACATCAAAATTTGGATTGTAAATCAGCCAAAAGCTATCTTGACCTTAATGAGTTTAAAATCTCTGGAAGAAAAATTACCTGATTCCAAATTTATGAGAATCCATCGTTCTTTTATTGTAGCACTAGACAAAATTGAAGAAATTGAGAGAAACCAAGTTATTATAAACAAGCAACGAATTACTGTCGCTGATCAATACAAAAACAAATTCCAAAAATTTATTAGCAAAAATTCTATTCATTAA
- a CDS encoding DUF1772 domain-containing protein — MTSNNKFSNAIALFSTGLLAGTFFYVKFNILPTFWEVPTLVHLSFRSTLMKHNDIVFQSLMIISIITCIWFTWRIRTLKHICILTGFAAILAITTYLITYFGNLPINAQLKIWVQTTPPKNWARILKTWDFYHTCRTATAIGSYIMILIATFFKKQLFKRQLLRNN, encoded by the coding sequence ATGACTTCCAATAACAAATTTTCAAATGCTATTGCCTTATTTTCGACAGGTTTACTAGCGGGCACTTTTTTCTATGTGAAATTTAACATATTACCAACTTTTTGGGAAGTCCCTACATTGGTTCATCTCAGTTTTAGGTCTACTCTAATGAAACATAATGATATTGTTTTTCAATCATTAATGATAATTTCAATTATTACCTGTATTTGGTTTACATGGAGAATAAGAACACTAAAGCATATCTGCATTTTGACTGGTTTTGCCGCAATTTTGGCAATAACAACCTATTTAATTACTTATTTCGGGAATTTACCCATCAATGCTCAACTTAAAATCTGGGTACAGACCACGCCTCCAAAAAACTGGGCTAGAATTCTTAAAACTTGGGATTTTTATCATACCTGCAGGACAGCTACCGCCATAGGAAGTTATATAATGATATTAATTGCTACTTTTTTTAAAAAACAATTGTTTAAAAGACAATTGCTCCGCAATAATTAA
- a CDS encoding sensor histidine kinase: MNNFIKNNRLFAVISHVSVWAVLFSLPYLLSSGQSFDLQRIIEHSWIPLAFYAVIFYLNYFFFIDSFLFKKRLIVYFIVNILIIAFFIWMNFLLRDYFGEKFAPNNQKTDFPPRRFFVYIDTLSLIIPLIFSITLRIYERWVKTEDEKKESKNSQLESELQHLKYQLQPHFFFNSLNNIYSLVDISPEKAKETIHSLSILMRYLLYESNAEKGSLKKEIEFIKRYIELMDLRTSEKTIVKTDFPVLTEDLLVAPLLFISLIENAFKHGVSAVDYSNIYFSMQIEGQKIRFETKNNNFKKNDSDKSGSGIGLKNIQKRLALLYPEKHQFKIQNSEELFIAELEINTQK, from the coding sequence ATGAATAATTTTATAAAAAATAACCGCCTGTTTGCTGTCATCAGCCATGTTTCTGTATGGGCGGTTTTATTTAGCCTTCCCTATCTTTTGTCTTCTGGTCAATCCTTTGATTTACAACGAATAATCGAGCATTCCTGGATTCCATTGGCTTTTTATGCGGTTATTTTTTATCTGAATTATTTCTTTTTTATAGATTCTTTTCTGTTCAAAAAAAGACTTATAGTTTATTTCATAGTCAACATATTGATTATAGCTTTTTTTATTTGGATGAACTTTTTACTTCGGGATTATTTTGGAGAAAAATTTGCGCCAAATAATCAAAAAACAGATTTTCCACCCAGAAGATTTTTTGTTTATATCGACACGCTTTCATTAATCATTCCGCTGATTTTTTCAATCACGTTGCGCATTTATGAACGTTGGGTTAAAACCGAAGATGAAAAAAAAGAATCCAAGAACTCACAATTAGAATCAGAATTACAGCATTTGAAATACCAATTGCAACCCCATTTTTTCTTTAATTCTTTAAATAACATTTATTCATTAGTCGATATTTCTCCAGAAAAAGCAAAAGAAACCATACATAGCTTGAGTATTTTGATGCGCTATCTTTTATATGAATCCAATGCTGAAAAAGGGAGTCTGAAAAAAGAAATCGAATTCATCAAACGTTATATTGAATTAATGGATTTAAGAACTTCTGAAAAGACTATTGTCAAAACTGATTTTCCTGTTCTAACTGAAGATTTACTAGTCGCTCCGCTACTATTTATTTCATTGATAGAAAATGCTTTCAAGCACGGCGTTTCGGCTGTTGATTATTCCAATATTTATTTTTCAATGCAAATTGAAGGACAAAAAATTAGATTTGAAACTAAAAATAATAATTTCAAAAAGAACGATTCAGATAAAAGTGGTTCTGGTATTGGACTCAAAAATATTCAAAAAAGACTAGCATTGTTATATCCCGAAAAACACCAGTTTAAGATTCAGAATTCGGAGGAATTATTTATAGCAGAATTGGAAATTAATACCCAAAAATAA
- a CDS encoding ISAon1 family transposase N-terminal region protein — protein sequence MTSIDLLKFMLPDFLVDHFEVVSANETQEILHLYFEEKAKAPKEFDTLELVSKGFVDEITIQDFPLRGKFVYLHIKRRRWTNKTNGEILKRDWTLVAKGTRMTQEFAAFLKEINR from the coding sequence ATGACTTCTATAGACCTTTTGAAATTTATGCTGCCTGATTTTTTAGTTGACCACTTTGAGGTAGTTTCTGCTAATGAAACTCAGGAGATATTACACCTATACTTTGAGGAAAAAGCCAAAGCCCCTAAAGAGTTTGATACACTTGAATTAGTATCAAAGGGATTTGTGGATGAAATTACCATTCAGGATTTCCCTCTACGAGGTAAGTTTGTGTATTTACATATCAAAAGACGTCGTTGGACTAATAAAACCAATGGAGAAATCCTTAAAAGAGATTGGACTTTAGTTGCTAAAGGAACCCGCATGACTCAAGAGTTTGCGGCTTTTTTAAAAGAAATCAATAGATAA
- a CDS encoding ISAon1 family transposase, whose amino-acid sequence MGRFFGVNGKKLQRQYKKHLSSFNTWAPREHAHQWILYPENIGTHLSIDEVALSQGELYTIVTNKKFKGKQGRLVAIIAGTKADKVIEHISKIDYKKRSGVQEITLDMANSMKLISKKCFPKAIQVTDRFHVQKLALEAMQEIRIKHRWEAMDLENQLIMQAKKENKTFIQELLPNGDSLKQLLARSRYVLYKSREKWTEHQNERAQLLFELYPDIKKAYGLSQQLRGVYNNNNDKHVAMTKLAHWYRNVEESGFKNFNILLNTVTLNYQSILNYFDNRSTNASAESFNAKIKAFRSQFRGVRKIDFFLFRLSNIFA is encoded by the coding sequence ATCGGAAGGTTTTTCGGGGTCAACGGAAAAAAACTTCAAAGACAGTATAAAAAACACCTGAGCTCCTTTAATACTTGGGCTCCACGAGAACATGCCCATCAATGGATTCTTTACCCTGAAAACATAGGTACACACTTATCGATTGATGAAGTAGCTTTGTCTCAAGGAGAGCTTTACACCATTGTAACCAACAAGAAGTTCAAAGGCAAACAAGGTCGCTTAGTGGCTATTATTGCTGGAACAAAGGCAGATAAAGTCATAGAACACATTAGTAAGATTGATTATAAAAAAAGAAGTGGTGTTCAAGAGATAACACTGGACATGGCTAATTCTATGAAACTGATCTCCAAAAAATGCTTCCCAAAAGCAATACAGGTCACTGACAGATTCCATGTTCAAAAATTAGCATTAGAAGCCATGCAAGAAATCAGAATCAAACATCGCTGGGAAGCTATGGATCTTGAGAATCAATTGATAATGCAAGCCAAAAAAGAGAATAAAACATTTATACAGGAGCTCTTGCCTAATGGAGATTCCTTAAAACAGCTTTTGGCAAGAAGCAGATATGTACTTTATAAATCTCGCGAAAAATGGACTGAGCACCAAAATGAGAGAGCGCAATTGTTATTTGAGTTATATCCAGATATAAAGAAAGCTTACGGTTTGAGTCAACAACTTCGAGGTGTTTACAATAACAACAACGACAAGCACGTTGCGATGACAAAACTAGCACATTGGTACAGGAATGTAGAAGAATCAGGATTTAAAAACTTTAATATATTACTCAATACGGTAACTCTTAATTATCAGTCAATTTTAAACTACTTTGATAACAGGAGTACCAATGCTTCTGCAGAATCTTTTAATGCTAAAATAAAAGCATTTAGAAGTCAGTTTAGAGGTGTAAGAAAGATAGATTTCTTTCTATTCAGATTATCTAATATTTTTGCCTAA